From Meiothermus sp., a single genomic window includes:
- a CDS encoding BTAD domain-containing putative transcriptional regulator codes for MSGIRLRLLGAPVVEQAGKPLALPTRKLLGLLAYLALEGPSPRSKLAGLFWSEQDESAARGHLRRELNRLRHTPLGQALHTEGDLLGLEPLETDVTAFKAAVKREDFPAALELYRGPLLEGLELAGAVGFEAWLEQEREELSQTRRSALQRQAEHLEATHDLRGALAARLTLLREDELQELHHREAMRLHALLGEREAALERFERLRALLRRELHLDPLPETQALAQQIAQGTLRPPPPPSPTPTPTGFALHPPLIGREAEWARLEAAWEARQGIYLAGPSGVGKTRLLLEFARHQGPLFLLQAQPSDSGIPYAFYSRAIRQSLVQFPGLELAPWVRRELARLVPELEEETPPPITTPEGKLRLLEAITEVIRALGRQGVRSIVTDDLQFVRDAASLEVATYAMTRLLPEGVLRPLVAFRPEELDPLILKTIREQVEQGQAVLLELRPFSETELLRLVRALSGASGAVRFTQRLYGATGGNPLFVLETLKALYESGALQVGPEGWHTPYDQETTDYRELPLPASVREAVWRRVEGLGAAPRRLLEAASLAGDGFSLEALRGATALSEWESVEALEQALAADLLHRQDTGYAFSHDLVRRSVREGLSPERRRLLHRTLAQSLARQGGNPARVAEHWEEGGKPQEAIPWRIRAAEAAVQVYAHQEALQQYNLALLDGAEGKVAFAIERERARLWQTLDERTPWAEALGAMEGLARTLGDAALLAETRLGWAEHHLLCGRYREALAEAEGVLQSGPMDAPLQAKALYLGGRALGAMGDLMAAEAHLLQAQAHLPAAPLTLEVYDWLSIFAYRQGNLEAALRYTEAERALAQKLGSRTGQNNALQNAATFTAAQGRYQEAVQLAERAIAEAREMGDVTLLRYALLNLFSIHYQRSNFEAALGPLEEGLQMAREPQNPEMEAKFLNNLSLVHWYRGALGEAYRAVSRALELSQQSGHRADALFYQVVLADDLHWLGQPAEARLLLEAAVQSIQEMGLWGRLPWAETHLARCEVSLGQPEQALKRLERLRREPHLADALNPPRMAWVEGLAWLRLDQPTRALQAVQDTHSDDPTTASQLWSVRFWALARLGQVSPEYRHRPNRGIAVGYADTSQGPGGPSLEDLQAGLKLLQAQEIPPLEKLSLRQAVMAALRAQGDLRQAQEQQGLYEQALQALSESLEGYPKLKEAFERGFGVHQSPLS; via the coding sequence ATGTCCGGGATTCGTTTGCGCTTGCTGGGAGCGCCTGTGGTAGAGCAGGCGGGAAAACCCTTGGCGCTACCTACCCGCAAGCTGTTGGGCCTGCTGGCGTATCTGGCCCTGGAAGGCCCCAGCCCCCGAAGCAAGCTGGCCGGTTTGTTCTGGAGCGAGCAGGACGAAAGCGCGGCCCGGGGCCACCTGCGGCGCGAACTCAACCGGCTACGGCACACCCCATTGGGGCAAGCCCTGCACACCGAGGGCGATCTGCTGGGCCTGGAACCCCTCGAGACCGACGTAACCGCATTTAAAGCGGCCGTGAAGCGTGAGGATTTCCCTGCCGCCCTAGAGCTTTACCGGGGGCCTTTGCTCGAGGGGCTAGAGCTTGCGGGTGCGGTGGGGTTTGAAGCGTGGCTCGAGCAAGAGCGGGAGGAACTGAGCCAGACCCGGCGGAGCGCGTTGCAACGACAAGCCGAGCACCTCGAGGCCACCCACGACCTGCGGGGAGCCCTGGCCGCCCGGCTCACCCTGCTGCGCGAGGACGAGTTGCAAGAGCTGCACCACCGCGAGGCCATGCGCCTGCACGCCTTGCTGGGCGAGCGGGAGGCCGCGCTGGAACGCTTCGAGCGTCTCCGGGCTTTGCTGCGGCGAGAACTGCACCTCGACCCCCTGCCCGAAACCCAGGCCCTAGCCCAACAGATTGCCCAGGGCACCCTGAGGCCGCCCCCACCCCCCTCGCCCACCCCAACCCCCACCGGCTTTGCCCTGCACCCCCCTCTGATTGGGCGCGAGGCCGAGTGGGCCCGCCTGGAAGCAGCCTGGGAGGCCCGGCAGGGCATCTACCTGGCCGGGCCTTCCGGCGTGGGGAAAACCCGGTTGCTGCTCGAGTTCGCCCGGCACCAGGGCCCCCTTTTTCTCCTGCAAGCCCAGCCCTCCGATAGCGGCATCCCCTATGCCTTTTACAGCCGGGCCATCCGGCAGTCGCTGGTGCAGTTTCCGGGCCTGGAACTGGCCCCCTGGGTGCGGCGCGAGCTTGCCCGGCTGGTGCCGGAGCTAGAGGAAGAAACGCCGCCCCCCATCACCACCCCGGAAGGCAAGCTACGGCTCCTGGAGGCCATCACCGAGGTGATCCGGGCCCTGGGGCGGCAGGGCGTGAGGAGCATCGTGACCGACGATTTGCAGTTTGTGCGCGATGCCGCGAGCCTCGAGGTGGCCACGTACGCTATGACCCGGCTCCTGCCCGAGGGGGTGCTGCGTCCGCTGGTAGCCTTCCGTCCGGAGGAGCTCGACCCTCTCATTTTGAAAACCATCCGGGAACAGGTGGAGCAGGGTCAGGCCGTACTCCTTGAGCTAAGACCCTTTTCCGAGACCGAACTCTTGCGGCTGGTGCGGGCGCTCTCGGGCGCCTCGGGGGCCGTCCGCTTCACCCAGCGGCTCTACGGGGCCACGGGGGGCAATCCGCTGTTTGTGCTGGAAACCCTCAAGGCGCTCTACGAGTCGGGGGCCTTGCAGGTGGGCCCCGAGGGCTGGCACACCCCCTACGACCAGGAAACCACCGACTACCGCGAGCTACCCCTACCCGCCTCGGTGCGGGAAGCGGTGTGGCGACGGGTAGAGGGGCTAGGGGCTGCACCCCGGCGGCTTTTGGAGGCCGCCAGCCTGGCAGGTGACGGCTTTAGCTTGGAAGCGCTCAGGGGGGCCACTGCGCTTTCAGAGTGGGAAAGCGTGGAGGCTTTGGAGCAGGCCCTGGCCGCCGACTTATTGCACCGCCAGGATACCGGCTACGCCTTCAGCCACGACCTGGTGCGGCGCTCGGTGCGCGAAGGGCTAAGCCCGGAACGGCGCCGGCTCCTGCACCGCACGCTGGCCCAGAGCCTGGCCCGCCAGGGCGGCAACCCGGCCCGCGTGGCCGAACACTGGGAAGAAGGCGGCAAACCCCAGGAGGCTATCCCCTGGCGCATCCGGGCTGCCGAGGCGGCGGTGCAAGTCTACGCCCACCAGGAGGCTTTGCAGCAGTACAACTTGGCCCTGTTGGACGGCGCCGAAGGCAAAGTGGCCTTCGCGATAGAGCGCGAGCGGGCCCGGCTCTGGCAAACCCTGGACGAACGTACCCCCTGGGCCGAGGCGCTGGGCGCGATGGAAGGGTTGGCACGAACCCTGGGAGACGCTGCCTTGCTGGCCGAAACCCGGCTGGGCTGGGCCGAGCACCACCTGCTCTGTGGGCGCTATAGGGAGGCGCTGGCGGAGGCCGAGGGGGTGTTGCAGTCCGGGCCTATGGACGCTCCCTTACAAGCCAAAGCGCTGTACCTGGGAGGCCGGGCCCTGGGAGCGATGGGGGATCTTATGGCCGCCGAAGCCCATTTGTTGCAAGCCCAGGCGCACCTGCCGGCAGCGCCCTTGACCCTGGAGGTCTACGACTGGCTCAGCATCTTCGCCTACCGGCAGGGCAACCTGGAGGCCGCCCTACGCTACACCGAGGCCGAGCGGGCCCTGGCCCAAAAGCTGGGCAGCCGCACCGGGCAGAACAACGCCCTGCAAAACGCCGCCACCTTCACCGCCGCCCAGGGCCGCTACCAGGAGGCCGTGCAGCTGGCCGAACGGGCCATCGCCGAGGCCAGAGAGATGGGGGACGTAACCCTGCTGCGCTACGCCCTTTTGAACCTGTTTAGCATCCACTACCAGCGCAGCAACTTCGAGGCCGCGCTGGGGCCCCTCGAGGAGGGCCTGCAAATGGCCCGTGAGCCGCAAAACCCCGAGATGGAGGCCAAGTTTCTGAACAACCTGAGCCTGGTGCACTGGTACCGGGGGGCGCTGGGAGAGGCCTACCGGGCGGTGTCCCGGGCGCTGGAACTGAGCCAGCAAAGCGGCCACCGCGCCGATGCCCTCTTCTACCAGGTGGTGCTGGCCGACGACCTGCACTGGCTGGGCCAGCCCGCCGAAGCCCGGCTGTTGCTGGAGGCCGCCGTTCAGTCCATACAGGAGATGGGCTTATGGGGCCGCCTGCCCTGGGCCGAAACCCACCTGGCCCGCTGCGAGGTCTCGCTGGGGCAGCCCGAGCAAGCGCTAAAGCGGCTGGAGCGCCTGCGCCGGGAACCCCACCTGGCCGACGCCCTGAACCCCCCGCGCATGGCCTGGGTGGAGGGGCTGGCCTGGCTGCGGCTGGATCAACCCACCCGCGCCTTGCAGGCCGTGCAAGACACCCACTCCGACGACCCCACCACCGCCTCACAGCTCTGGAGCGTTCGGTTTTGGGCCCTGGCCCGGCTTGGGCAGGTTTCCCCTGAGTACCGGCATCGCCCTAACCGCGGTATCGCGGTCGGCTACGCCGATACGAGCCAGGGGCCTGGCGGCCCTTCACTGGAAGACCTGCAAGCCGGGCTAAAGCTTTTGCAGGCCCAGGAAATCCCTCCCCTGGAAAAGCTCTCGCTGCGCCAGGCGGTGATGGCGGCCTTGCGTGCCCAAGGGGATTTGCGCCAGGCCCAAGAGCAGCAAGGCCTGTACGAGCAGGCGTTGCAGGCCCTATCGGAGAGCCTCGAGGGGTACCCAAAACTAAAGGAGGCGTTTGAGCGAGGGTTTGGTGTTCATCAAAGCCCTCTTTCCTGA
- a CDS encoding DUF5615 family PIN-like protein: protein MTYRCPASPVLAPWRAATFGVEAYSVQRLGYRDATDRVIFEAARAAQAIVITKDSDFVGFF from the coding sequence ATGACCTATAGATGCCCAGCTTCCCCTGTGCTGGCTCCCTGGCGTGCGGCAACGTTTGGTGTGGAGGCCTATTCCGTGCAGCGGCTCGGCTACCGCGACGCTACGGATAGGGTGATCTTTGAGGCAGCACGCGCCGCTCAAGCCATTGTAATAACCAAAGACAGCGATTTTGTTGGTTTTTTTTGA
- a CDS encoding tetratricopeptide repeat protein, translating to MVRLESTETRVEPVDLLRPRLKGVVLKRAGLALALWGEPGIGKSHAAWQLLREASCRSFSFPALVPPGALVRGIPRPHRLPAWAEPLLLKLQKDEALDGKRTAEALGAWLAALAPVVLHLEDLHEASPAGLEWIQSLATLALRTRGVALLVTSRVAPPEPFEAVRLEPLDAAGVRRLLEGEAGASLPAEAVEWIYIQAAGNPLFTLEYFRHLARRGFLWNDGQKWRWRPPPTTDVPLTVEALIGGLLEEATLEAGVRAVLEARAILPLEVSISLWAEVAGLSPEGLEAAQLALQRHGLMRGGQFAHPLFREVALNHLPPLRRQELARRALEALQTEEPQAAAAYIEASGMERKAALALLQRATQAALQAGNKVQAAHWMARSTAYALGEEQGRLALEAASVLQHHHLPEAARLVQLALSTPAATPETVGFYAHLLARQNQVPDLEALLHTLPQSLRETVNLPALAIGTYHIGGKHAQALATWQAHPELHTDPSPERLWAVAGSALAIGQIEKAQALVTQGLRSTDPLSTLHCELLSTQALIHYHRGEYAAAEATLAQALEILASLEAPRLRSSALLNRAAFLRMLGRYGEMRQCLEEALQIRRQVGDARAYAFAQAALAEVLIEQGRYEQAEEALSEALATLEPYGPSRPLAATHSMANLLYRSQDTPIARLLALRHAEQALGYARQMGNPRLLREVLLDSAFAQTKAGHPERALTLIAEAEGLAKEAGNSPHDTLQTLWARGLAWGALGDQGAAREALQHALKMAQELHLGVDEHKIGLELDRITANLEEARVRLQWFEERGLLNGAHLARRYFPALNREPTSANPPPQALLQLEVLGSMQWTLEGQREAVRGQKRKELLAALLEARLAGRGEVSKLELLDGLYRGEDEEKTVSSLKELIHSVRSLLGASAILTTSSGYALGPAIGSDVEAFLHTGDPRLWRGVYLEGLSPFYESVRESVYLALRTRAQALLEADPKEAARLGRILLEADPYDLEALRLTLEALRRSGNHKSLGRLYQEARQRMLEVGETLPEHWQGFLTL from the coding sequence ATGGTTAGACTGGAAAGTACGGAAACCAGGGTAGAGCCGGTAGACCTACTGCGGCCACGCCTCAAGGGTGTGGTACTCAAGCGAGCTGGACTGGCCCTGGCCCTGTGGGGCGAGCCGGGCATCGGCAAGAGCCACGCGGCCTGGCAGCTCCTGCGGGAGGCCTCTTGCCGCAGCTTTAGCTTTCCTGCCCTGGTGCCGCCGGGGGCTTTGGTACGGGGCATCCCCCGACCCCACCGGCTTCCGGCCTGGGCCGAACCCCTGCTGCTCAAGCTGCAAAAAGACGAAGCCCTGGATGGCAAAAGAACGGCGGAGGCATTGGGGGCCTGGCTGGCCGCGCTGGCTCCGGTGGTGTTGCACTTGGAAGACCTCCACGAGGCAAGCCCGGCGGGCCTCGAGTGGATTCAATCCCTGGCCACCCTTGCTTTACGAACCCGGGGGGTAGCGCTGCTGGTCACCAGCCGGGTAGCCCCCCCCGAGCCCTTCGAAGCGGTTCGGCTCGAGCCCCTAGACGCCGCCGGCGTTCGCCGCCTGCTCGAGGGCGAGGCCGGAGCCAGCCTACCCGCCGAAGCCGTGGAGTGGATTTACATCCAAGCTGCGGGCAACCCGCTTTTTACCCTCGAGTACTTCCGCCACCTGGCCCGGCGGGGGTTTTTGTGGAACGACGGCCAAAAGTGGCGCTGGCGTCCCCCGCCCACCACCGACGTGCCCCTGACCGTCGAGGCCCTGATCGGGGGTTTGCTGGAGGAAGCCACCCTCGAGGCCGGGGTACGGGCCGTGCTCGAGGCCAGGGCCATCCTGCCACTAGAGGTTTCCATCTCCTTGTGGGCGGAGGTGGCCGGGCTCAGCCCAGAAGGGCTCGAGGCCGCCCAACTGGCACTCCAACGCCACGGGCTGATGCGGGGCGGACAGTTCGCCCACCCCCTCTTCCGCGAAGTCGCCCTGAACCATCTGCCCCCACTGCGCCGTCAAGAGCTGGCCCGCCGGGCCCTCGAGGCCCTGCAAACAGAGGAACCCCAAGCCGCGGCGGCCTACATCGAGGCCAGCGGTATGGAGCGCAAAGCAGCCCTGGCGTTGCTCCAGCGGGCCACCCAAGCAGCCTTGCAGGCCGGAAACAAGGTACAAGCCGCCCACTGGATGGCCCGCTCAACGGCCTATGCCCTGGGCGAGGAGCAAGGCAGGCTGGCCCTGGAAGCGGCATCGGTGCTCCAGCACCATCACCTGCCGGAAGCTGCCCGACTGGTTCAGCTTGCCCTCTCGACCCCTGCTGCCACACCCGAAACGGTGGGGTTCTATGCCCATCTGTTGGCGCGGCAAAACCAGGTGCCCGACCTCGAGGCCCTGCTGCACACGCTCCCGCAAAGCCTACGAGAGACGGTCAACCTCCCGGCCCTCGCCATCGGCACCTACCACATCGGCGGCAAACACGCCCAGGCCCTGGCCACCTGGCAGGCCCACCCTGAGCTTCACACCGACCCTTCGCCGGAGCGGTTGTGGGCGGTAGCGGGTTCGGCCCTGGCCATCGGACAGATCGAGAAAGCCCAGGCCCTCGTCACCCAGGGCCTCCGTAGCACCGATCCCCTCTCCACCCTGCATTGCGAGCTCTTGTCCACCCAGGCCCTCATCCACTACCACCGGGGTGAGTATGCTGCAGCAGAGGCCACCCTGGCTCAGGCCCTGGAAATCCTGGCCTCGCTCGAGGCACCACGTCTGCGGAGCAGTGCACTCCTCAATCGGGCGGCTTTTTTGCGCATGCTGGGGCGCTACGGCGAGATGCGCCAGTGTCTCGAGGAGGCGCTGCAAATTCGCCGACAGGTGGGGGACGCCCGCGCCTACGCCTTCGCCCAGGCCGCCTTGGCCGAGGTGCTCATAGAGCAGGGCCGCTACGAACAGGCCGAGGAAGCCCTGAGCGAGGCCCTTGCGACCCTCGAGCCCTATGGCCCTAGCCGCCCTCTGGCCGCCACCCATTCCATGGCGAACCTGCTCTATCGCTCCCAGGACACCCCCATCGCTAGGCTCCTGGCCCTCAGGCATGCCGAGCAGGCGCTTGGCTACGCCCGCCAGATGGGGAACCCCCGCTTGTTGCGAGAGGTGCTCCTCGACAGCGCCTTTGCCCAAACCAAAGCCGGACACCCCGAGCGGGCCCTAACCCTCATCGCCGAGGCCGAGGGCCTGGCCAAAGAAGCCGGAAACTCTCCCCACGACACCCTGCAAACCCTCTGGGCCCGGGGCTTGGCCTGGGGTGCTTTGGGCGATCAAGGAGCAGCCCGGGAAGCCTTGCAGCACGCCCTAAAGATGGCCCAGGAACTCCATCTGGGGGTAGACGAGCACAAGATCGGCCTCGAGCTCGACCGCATCACCGCCAACCTCGAGGAGGCCCGCGTACGTTTGCAATGGTTCGAGGAGCGCGGCCTGCTGAACGGAGCCCATCTAGCCCGCCGCTACTTCCCCGCACTTAACCGGGAGCCCACTTCCGCCAACCCCCCTCCCCAGGCCCTACTCCAACTAGAAGTGCTGGGCTCCATGCAATGGACATTGGAGGGCCAAAGGGAGGCCGTGCGAGGGCAAAAGCGCAAAGAGTTGTTGGCGGCCTTGCTCGAGGCCCGCCTGGCCGGGCGGGGCGAGGTGAGCAAGCTCGAGCTGCTGGATGGCCTCTACCGCGGCGAGGACGAAGAGAAGACCGTTTCTTCGCTGAAGGAACTCATCCACTCGGTGCGCTCCCTGCTGGGCGCTTCGGCCATCCTTACCACCTCTTCCGGCTATGCCCTGGGCCCGGCTATCGGCTCGGATGTGGAGGCGTTTTTGCACACCGGCGACCCCCGTCTGTGGCGGGGGGTTTACCTGGAGGGCCTCTCCCCCTTCTACGAGAGCGTGCGCGAGTCGGTCTACCTGGCCCTGCGCACCCGCGCCCAGGCCTTGCTAGAAGCCGACCCCAAGGAGGCCGCCCGGCTGGGCCGAATCCTGCTGGAGGCCGACCCCTACGACCTCGAGGCTTTGCGCCTCACGCTGGAGGCTTTGCGTCGCTCGGGAAACCACAAGAGCCTGGGCCGGCTCTACCAGGAGGCCCGGCAAAGGATGCTCGAGGTCGGCGAGACCTTGCCGGAGCACTGGCAGGGCTTCCTCACGCTCTGA
- a CDS encoding DUF433 domain-containing protein produces the protein MSRITINPEQCGGRPCIRGMCIRVADVLDLLAAGLSREQVLEEFPDLEPEDITATLLFASRRLDHPVLAA, from the coding sequence TTGAGTCGCATTACCATTAATCCCGAACAGTGTGGGGGTCGCCCCTGCATCCGGGGAATGTGCATTCGTGTAGCAGACGTTCTGGATCTGCTGGCCGCCGGCCTCTCTAGAGAACAGGTACTCGAAGAGTTCCCCGATCTGGAGCCAGAGGACATTACCGCAACGCTCCTTTTTGCCTCGCGCAGGCTAGACCATCCTGTACTGGCCGCATGA
- a CDS encoding S8/S53 family peptidase: protein MKHLAWILLLVALAACGRTNPPSVTFNYTLDPTLQPEPTSIPDGPQGPRPLAAVADAQGNKATFVLDEVIFSPKNQGELQDFLSRYGGTVLSNNAVPAPPPASGITLDPKYAQPTEYLVKIDPTKLDVSTFKADAEKAGLGGTFKISSDGGAKLLALIARALANGQGASANFVGQGDAPGDTVLLQTNEGGSNNAFAWPEFGDTGSRANVVRAWQFVAARGVPRRPRIAILDGGFWLDAAGNSLSADFPTTPLQYDFVDGDYNAGGTSPWTCGGGACPWHGTGAASVALSALNNGTGAAGTGGQVADPILFKTSADLYQVKHAVRAAIGWGADVISMSFGICNVDPWCDLANVAYEVTGFYNAFEDALAAGRVLVASAGNEGKNANAVPCKLDGVICVGALEKDQNTAIGYSNFGSFVDIWAPTDIHAVYRGDTNGPLFLTTFGGTSASAPFIAGIAAMMRAYNPALTSDQVKNILQQTAHNNSPDPKVNYYVNAFAAVLQAAGNFLNPDRLEPNNTPAQASIPTPGTTYDLSLDNGADKDVYRVNAPGYSRVNLIFNYPDGLGKLSLGNGLVKESGCGDTQLISDKTQANGRNVIVDIPPGNSLLTLSALARLPYHFLFSQVPFSLDPDALEPNETGNTAASVGQGSYSATLHTSSDVDYYSFTATASSAKPFIFNILSTDIPLTVRIFDGSTEVFVGSTGPDCSSLPVYTFPAGTATYTVKVSASAGEVGRYAFGLGAFSPPIPPLISIFGSLNLWWINPGDPGIRFLKGVKEGFLLERNVDIRSVQLGGEGLHLNLYSLNGNKIAEGQPFSTPGGGPAGERIDLSSLPAGEYAVEVVRTGEFADGSVRLPLVPYNLQLGVGGP, encoded by the coding sequence ATGAAACATCTGGCCTGGATTCTGTTGCTGGTAGCGCTGGCCGCCTGCGGGCGCACCAACCCCCCAAGCGTGACCTTCAACTACACCCTCGACCCCACACTACAGCCCGAGCCCACCAGCATCCCCGACGGCCCCCAGGGGCCACGCCCGCTGGCTGCGGTGGCGGACGCCCAGGGCAACAAAGCCACCTTCGTCCTGGACGAGGTGATCTTCTCCCCCAAAAACCAGGGCGAGCTGCAAGACTTTCTGAGCCGCTACGGCGGTACCGTGCTCTCCAACAACGCGGTGCCTGCACCCCCACCCGCCTCAGGCATCACCTTAGACCCCAAATATGCCCAGCCTACCGAGTACCTGGTCAAGATTGACCCCACCAAACTGGACGTGTCCACCTTCAAGGCCGACGCCGAAAAAGCCGGATTGGGCGGCACCTTCAAAATTTCCAGCGACGGCGGGGCCAAGCTGCTGGCCCTGATAGCCCGCGCTCTAGCGAACGGACAGGGGGCCAGCGCGAACTTCGTGGGGCAGGGCGACGCACCGGGCGATACCGTGCTCCTGCAAACCAACGAGGGGGGCAGCAACAACGCCTTTGCCTGGCCCGAGTTCGGCGACACCGGCAGCCGGGCCAACGTGGTGCGGGCCTGGCAGTTCGTGGCCGCCCGGGGTGTGCCGCGCAGACCCCGCATCGCCATCTTGGACGGTGGCTTCTGGCTGGATGCTGCGGGCAATAGCCTGAGCGCCGACTTCCCCACCACCCCCCTTCAGTACGACTTTGTGGACGGCGACTACAACGCGGGCGGAACCAGCCCCTGGACGTGTGGTGGAGGTGCATGCCCCTGGCATGGCACCGGAGCGGCCAGTGTGGCCCTCTCGGCGTTGAACAACGGCACCGGCGCTGCGGGCACGGGGGGGCAGGTGGCCGACCCCATTTTGTTCAAAACCAGCGCCGATCTCTATCAGGTCAAACACGCGGTGCGCGCAGCCATTGGGTGGGGAGCCGATGTAATTTCGATGAGCTTTGGAATATGCAACGTAGACCCGTGGTGTGACCTTGCCAATGTGGCATACGAGGTGACCGGGTTCTACAACGCCTTTGAGGATGCCCTGGCAGCGGGTCGGGTGCTGGTAGCTTCGGCGGGAAATGAGGGAAAGAATGCCAATGCAGTTCCCTGCAAACTGGACGGGGTGATCTGCGTGGGTGCGCTGGAGAAAGACCAAAACACCGCCATCGGCTACTCCAACTTTGGCTCCTTCGTGGACATCTGGGCTCCCACCGACATCCATGCGGTCTACCGGGGTGACACCAATGGCCCTCTTTTTCTTACCACCTTCGGCGGCACCAGCGCCTCTGCCCCCTTTATCGCCGGAATCGCAGCCATGATGCGGGCCTACAACCCTGCCCTCACCTCCGACCAGGTCAAGAACATCCTGCAACAGACCGCACACAACAACTCGCCCGACCCCAAGGTGAACTACTACGTCAACGCCTTTGCGGCGGTGCTCCAGGCGGCAGGGAATTTCTTGAATCCGGATCGGCTCGAGCCCAACAACACCCCCGCCCAGGCCAGCATCCCCACCCCCGGCACTACCTACGACCTTAGCCTGGACAATGGGGCCGACAAGGACGTATACCGGGTGAACGCCCCTGGCTACAGCCGGGTCAACCTAATCTTCAACTACCCCGACGGGCTGGGCAAGCTCTCGCTGGGCAACGGCTTGGTGAAGGAGTCGGGTTGTGGCGACACCCAGCTCATCAGCGACAAAACCCAGGCCAACGGGCGCAATGTGATTGTGGATATCCCACCAGGAAACTCGCTGCTGACCCTCTCGGCGCTGGCCCGGCTGCCCTATCACTTCTTATTCTCGCAAGTGCCTTTTTCACTTGACCCCGATGCTCTGGAACCCAACGAGACCGGCAACACCGCTGCTAGCGTGGGCCAGGGCAGCTACAGCGCCACCCTGCACACGAGTAGCGATGTGGATTACTACAGCTTCACCGCCACCGCCAGCAGCGCCAAGCCTTTTATCTTCAACATCCTCTCCACCGACATCCCCCTCACAGTGCGCATCTTCGACGGGAGTACCGAGGTGTTTGTGGGCTCCACCGGCCCGGATTGCAGCAGCCTGCCCGTCTATACCTTCCCGGCCGGCACCGCAACCTATACCGTCAAGGTATCGGCCAGTGCGGGCGAGGTGGGCAGATATGCCTTTGGATTGGGTGCCTTCAGCCCTCCCATACCCCCGCTTATTTCCATCTTTGGTTCGCTCAATCTGTGGTGGATCAACCCCGGCGACCCCGGTATACGCTTCCTCAAAGGGGTAAAGGAGGGCTTCCTCCTCGAGCGCAACGTGGACATCCGCAGCGTACAGCTCGGGGGCGAGGGCCTCCACCTCAACCTGTATAGCCTGAACGGCAACAAGATAGCCGAGGGCCAGCCCTTCAGCACACCCGGGGGTGGGCCCGCAGGCGAGCGCATAGACCTGAGCAGCCTGCCCGCGGGCGAGTATGCGGTGGAGGTGGTGCGCACGGGTGAGTTTGCCGATGGCTCGGTGCGCCTGCCGCTGGTGCCCTACAACCTGCAACTGGGCGTGGGCGGGCCGTAG
- a CDS encoding TolC family protein: MKRLLSTIATLLALAPPALAQGALELPQALQALPGTLDWKSADLNYESALRQLEAAQAALGLKVSGGADYALRESSGSNLALSGTASLGVLPWSSSADAVRSAERALERAALTRREARNNLYLALHNQYFNLRQAQTDLTIAQTTLALRERQLQIVRAQNQAGTATLSDLLTAQQNLDTARSGLVSAQGALELARLTLASTLGLGPQQLGNPVTLPEEPSLPGESLETLLPKALASRSDVLRAQLQVQDAKENLASAERNRLIPNAALSLGYNDSGNSLSAGLNFKSGVASLSAAVPLVQGSSTLAQGYSLGLSLSVPIFDPVSDSQIATAQTALKAAQQALETARKAAELDVRQKYQNLQTAKAAIAAARAGLNAANQNLRTAQARLQAGTGTTVEVQAAQLNQLQAQRNLEAALAQAQLAALALQNALGQDLTATLGGSP; this comes from the coding sequence GTGAAGAGACTCCTGTCCACCATCGCCACCCTGCTCGCACTGGCTCCGCCCGCACTGGCCCAAGGCGCCCTCGAGCTTCCCCAGGCCCTCCAAGCCCTGCCGGGCACCCTGGACTGGAAAAGCGCCGACCTGAACTACGAAAGCGCGTTGCGGCAGCTAGAAGCCGCCCAGGCCGCTTTGGGCCTGAAGGTATCGGGCGGGGCCGACTACGCCCTGCGCGAGAGCAGCGGCAGCAACCTGGCCCTTTCCGGCACGGCCAGCCTGGGGGTACTGCCCTGGTCGAGCAGCGCCGACGCCGTGCGCAGCGCCGAGCGGGCGCTGGAGCGGGCTGCCCTGACCCGGCGCGAGGCCCGCAACAATCTCTACCTGGCCCTGCACAATCAGTACTTCAACCTGCGTCAGGCCCAAACCGACCTGACCATCGCCCAGACCACCCTGGCCCTGCGCGAACGCCAGTTGCAGATTGTGAGGGCCCAGAACCAGGCCGGTACCGCCACTCTAAGCGACCTGCTCACCGCCCAGCAGAACCTGGACACCGCCCGCTCGGGGCTGGTAAGCGCCCAGGGGGCCCTCGAGCTCGCCCGCCTGACCCTGGCCAGCACCCTGGGCTTGGGCCCCCAGCAACTCGGCAACCCCGTTACCCTGCCCGAGGAACCCAGCCTGCCCGGCGAGAGCCTGGAAACCTTGCTACCAAAAGCCCTGGCCAGCCGCTCAGATGTGTTGAGGGCTCAGTTACAGGTGCAGGATGCCAAGGAAAACCTGGCCAGCGCCGAGCGCAACCGGCTCATACCCAACGCCGCTCTCAGCCTGGGCTACAACGACAGCGGTAATTCACTCTCTGCCGGTCTGAACTTCAAAAGCGGGGTAGCCTCGCTTTCGGCTGCGGTTCCTCTGGTGCAGGGCAGTAGTACCCTGGCGCAGGGTTATAGCCTGGGGCTCTCGCTGAGCGTGCCGATATTCGACCCCGTGAGCGACAGTCAGATTGCCACCGCTCAGACCGCGCTCAAAGCCGCTCAGCAAGCCCTCGAGACCGCCCGCAAGGCCGCCGAGCTGGACGTACGGCAAAAGTACCAGAATCTCCAGACCGCCAAAGCCGCCATCGCCGCAGCCCGGGCCGGTCTGAACGCGGCCAACCAGAACCTGCGCACCGCCCAGGCCCGGCTCCAGGCCGGCACCGGCACAACCGTGGAGGTGCAGGCTGCCCAGCTCAACCAGCTCCAGGCTCAGCGCAACCTCGAGGCCGCCCTGGCCCAGGCCCAACTGGCTGCCCTGGCCCTGCAAAACGCCCTTGGCCAAGACCTTACCGCCACGCTCGGAGGGAGTCCATGA